Proteins found in one Seonamhaeicola sp. S2-3 genomic segment:
- a CDS encoding gliding motility-associated C-terminal domain-containing protein: MKTKPIFKVSTSFVTFVMALLWTAFSAIAQCPTVTNPTPPPICDASGYTFADLSADYATDNGNGIVWYNSLTGTNPFIDNELLSEGTYYADDSSGSCGSRQPITISFQVSESGQNLDQIYCSNEGATIQTYIDDVLQINIPSGGDIEIYYDLDLTNQANSTDAIPSGATKYFIVFTDNGGCRSQVEIGQVGVFNAPADPTPVNPQGFCSDTNPTIGDLDPGTAATNISWYNSLDAFGDPIPPALSLSTPLVDGNTYYVQINDVFCVSNPVAVNVNIDTPVDAGTSGNLEYCIDNLPTLDFNLYDELGGTPETTGSWFGPLTTTNGYQGTVNISSLTAGTHTFVYTVLSAGVCPDETSNVIITVNETLSSGMPSALNPASFCESSLPAAFDLFTLLDNEDAGGQWTQGTSSSDPVIISPIDLTGFTPGTYDFTYTQNVSPNPCPEESTKVQVIVLADPNAGVAVNQTFCENVLGANTPFNLFDALDGSQDHDNGTWTDVSNATISNALDITTLTVAGSPYSYSYTIDNGTCSDTEEITITIEPAPESGEPVLAITEFCEGAAPASFNLFDLLTGEDQTGTWIDDDATGALTGNTVDLSGLAANTYNFTYDVDAIGSCDDVNVTVSVIINPLPNTGTPTTVVLCENDVIPNSPLDLFGQLSGEDAGGTWSDDNSTGALSGSNLDLTALAVGSYNFTYSITDANSCTNSSTVTVTIEDAPESGTVNTPQEFCKGAAPASFNLFDLLTGEDQTGTWIDDDATGALTGNTVDLSGLAANTYNFTYDVDAIGSCDDANVTVSIIINPLPNTGTPTTVVLCENDVIPNSPLDLFGQLSGEDAGGTWSDDNSTGALSGSNLDLTALAVGSYNFTYSITDSNSCTNSSTVTVTIEDAPESGTVNTPQEFCKGAAPASFNLFDLLTGEDQTGTWIDDDATGALTGNTVDLSGLAANTYNFTYDVDAIGSCDDVNVTVSIIINDTPAPAASATQEFCDSATVADLVVTGNAVQWYDVATEGTPLANTTVLADAKTYYVTQTDATTGCESSTRTAVLVTIYQSPNAGNINTTPIVACNTDNNIDLFNGLDGTQDNGGIWNNNDGVGNLTGNIFDATGVSAGTYSFTYTVIASAPCVDDSETITVTIEEPLDAGTDGAPLNLCSNNGTIDLFTQLGGTPDSGGTWSPVMASGTGVFNPLVDAPGTYTYTLSNGCGTVSSSIDVAVTLAPNAGADTSVDLCMIDGPIDLFEQLGSGAQSGGTWSPAMASSTGVFDPAVDAAVVYTYTVAAVSPCSPDATATVTVTVNDTPTPTVTDNNPEFCLIDNPTVSDLDSTISSTGTINWYEDASLTLPLTGTESLVDGEDYYATQTNSSGCESSNAVQIDVTVNDTATPTLLDASAEYCINDGPMILDLTNNIAEYDSNAGNVVWYDSETGGSIISSSTNLTNTTYYAALIDASTGCESSTRLAVTPNVTACGKIKLPDGFSPNGDGVNDTYEVDNLALLYPNFEIEIYNRNGNLVYKGNANTPRFDGTSNQSRIISKGDLPVGVYFYIFRFNDGENKPEQGRLYLSR, from the coding sequence ATGAAAACAAAACCTATTTTTAAGGTTTCAACTTCGTTTGTGACCTTTGTAATGGCATTGCTTTGGACCGCTTTTTCTGCTATAGCGCAGTGTCCAACAGTCACAAATCCAACGCCTCCACCAATATGTGATGCTTCAGGATATACTTTTGCAGATTTAAGTGCAGATTATGCAACTGATAATGGTAATGGTATTGTTTGGTATAACTCACTTACAGGTACTAATCCTTTTATTGACAATGAATTACTTTCAGAAGGAACCTATTATGCTGATGATAGTTCAGGATCTTGTGGTAGCAGACAGCCCATAACTATTAGTTTTCAAGTATCAGAAAGTGGTCAAAACCTTGATCAGATTTATTGTAGTAATGAAGGTGCTACAATACAAACGTATATTGATGATGTTTTGCAAATCAACATTCCAAGTGGAGGTGATATAGAAATTTACTATGACTTAGATTTAACAAATCAAGCAAACAGTACAGATGCTATTCCTAGCGGAGCAACAAAATATTTTATTGTTTTCACTGATAATGGAGGATGTAGAAGTCAAGTAGAAATTGGTCAAGTAGGTGTTTTTAATGCACCAGCAGATCCAACCCCTGTAAATCCGCAAGGGTTCTGTTCAGATACTAACCCAACCATTGGAGATTTAGATCCTGGAACTGCAGCAACAAATATTAGTTGGTATAATAGCTTAGATGCTTTTGGAGACCCTATTCCGCCAGCATTATCATTATCAACTCCATTAGTTGATGGTAATACCTATTACGTTCAAATAAATGATGTGTTTTGTGTTAGTAATCCTGTAGCAGTAAATGTAAATATTGATACACCTGTAGATGCAGGTACTTCTGGAAATTTAGAATATTGTATTGATAATTTACCTACGTTAGATTTCAATTTATATGATGAATTAGGCGGAACACCAGAAACAACAGGAAGTTGGTTTGGACCGTTAACTACAACAAATGGTTATCAAGGTACTGTAAATATATCATCTTTAACCGCAGGAACTCATACATTCGTTTATACAGTATTGAGTGCAGGTGTTTGTCCAGATGAAACTTCAAATGTTATTATTACAGTTAACGAAACCTTATCATCTGGGATGCCATCTGCTTTAAATCCTGCTTCGTTTTGCGAGTCCAGTTTACCAGCAGCGTTTGATTTGTTTACTTTATTAGATAATGAAGATGCAGGAGGACAATGGACACAAGGAACCTCAAGTTCAGACCCTGTAATTATATCTCCAATAGATTTAACCGGATTTACTCCAGGAACGTATGATTTTACGTATACCCAAAATGTGTCACCTAACCCTTGTCCTGAAGAATCTACCAAAGTTCAAGTAATTGTTTTAGCAGACCCCAATGCGGGAGTAGCTGTAAATCAAACATTTTGTGAGAATGTTTTAGGCGCTAACACTCCTTTTAATTTGTTTGATGCTTTAGATGGTTCGCAAGATCATGATAATGGAACTTGGACAGATGTTTCTAATGCCACCATTTCAAATGCTCTGGATATTACAACTCTTACCGTAGCAGGAAGTCCTTATTCTTATAGCTATACCATTGATAACGGTACATGTTCTGATACAGAAGAAATAACTATTACCATAGAGCCTGCTCCAGAATCAGGTGAACCTGTATTAGCTATTACAGAATTTTGCGAAGGTGCTGCTCCAGCAAGTTTTAATTTATTCGATTTGTTAACGGGTGAAGATCAAACTGGAACTTGGATTGATGACGATGCAACAGGAGCACTAACTGGTAATACCGTAGATTTATCAGGATTAGCGGCTAACACCTATAATTTTACTTATGATGTAGATGCCATTGGAAGTTGTGACGATGTAAATGTAACAGTAAGTGTCATAATAAATCCGTTACCTAACACCGGAACACCAACGACAGTCGTGCTTTGTGAGAATGATGTTATACCAAATTCACCTTTAGATTTATTTGGACAATTGTCAGGAGAAGATGCTGGCGGAACTTGGTCAGATGATAATTCAACAGGCGCTTTATCAGGTAGTAATTTAGATTTAACAGCTTTGGCAGTTGGTTCTTATAATTTTACATACAGTATAACAGACGCCAATAGTTGTACTAACAGTAGTACAGTAACAGTTACAATTGAAGATGCCCCAGAATCGGGTACAGTAAATACGCCTCAAGAATTTTGTAAAGGTGCTGCTCCAGCAAGTTTTAATTTATTCGATTTATTAACGGGTGAAGATCAAACTGGAACTTGGATTGATGACGATGCAACAGGAGCACTAACCGGTAATACCGTAGATTTATCAGGATTAGCGGCTAACACCTATAATTTTACTTATGATGTAGATGCCATTGGAAGTTGTGACGATGCAAATGTAACGGTTAGTATTATTATAAATCCGTTACCTAACACCGGAACACCAACGACAGTCGTGCTTTGTGAGAATGATGTTATACCAAATTCACCTTTAGATTTATTTGGACAATTGTCAGGAGAAGATGCTGGCGGAACTTGGTCAGATGATAATTCAACAGGCGCTTTATCAGGTAGTAATTTAGATTTAACAGCTTTGGCAGTTGGTTCTTATAATTTTACATACAGTATAACAGACTCCAATAGTTGTACTAACAGTAGTACAGTAACAGTTACAATTGAAGATGCCCCAGAATCGGGTACAGTAAATACGCCTCAAGAATTTTGTAAAGGTGCTGCTCCAGCAAGTTTTAATTTATTCGATTTATTAACGGGTGAAGATCAAACTGGAACTTGGATTGATGACGATGCAACAGGAGCACTAACCGGTAATACCGTAGATTTATCAGGATTAGCAGCTAACACCTATAATTTCACATATGATGTAGATGCCATTGGAAGTTGTGACGATGTAAACGTAACGGTTAGTATTATTATAAATGATACGCCGGCACCAGCAGCATCAGCAACTCAAGAATTTTGTGATAGTGCTACGGTTGCAGATTTAGTTGTAACTGGTAATGCTGTACAGTGGTATGATGTTGCTACAGAAGGAACACCATTGGCAAATACAACAGTGCTTGCAGATGCTAAAACGTATTATGTAACCCAAACAGATGCTACAACAGGATGTGAATCTTCAACAAGAACCGCTGTATTAGTAACAATTTATCAATCTCCAAATGCAGGAAATATTAACACGACTCCAATAGTTGCGTGTAATACAGATAATAATATAGATTTATTTAATGGTTTAGATGGTACTCAAGATAATGGAGGTATTTGGAATAATAATGATGGTGTAGGTAATTTAACAGGAAACATATTTGATGCCACAGGAGTTTCAGCAGGAACTTATAGTTTTACTTATACAGTAATAGCTTCGGCTCCATGTGTAGATGATAGCGAAACTATTACCGTAACCATTGAAGAGCCTTTAGATGCTGGAACAGATGGCGCACCATTAAATTTATGTAGTAATAACGGAACTATAGATTTATTTACTCAATTAGGAGGAACACCAGATTCTGGTGGAACATGGTCTCCAGTAATGGCAAGTGGTACTGGGGTTTTTAATCCTTTAGTAGATGCTCCTGGAACATATACGTATACTTTATCAAATGGATGTGGAACGGTGTCAAGCAGTATTGATGTAGCAGTAACCTTAGCACCAAATGCAGGAGCTGATACCTCGGTAGATTTATGTATGATTGATGGCCCCATTGATTTATTTGAGCAATTAGGCTCTGGAGCACAAAGCGGAGGAACATGGTCGCCAGCAATGGCTAGTAGTACAGGTGTTTTTGATCCAGCAGTAGATGCAGCTGTTGTATACACTTATACCGTTGCAGCAGTTTCACCCTGTTCACCAGATGCTACAGCTACTGTTACAGTAACTGTTAATGATACACCAACGCCAACAGTAACAGATAACAATCCTGAATTTTGTTTGATTGACAATCCTACAGTTTCAGATTTAGATAGCACTATAAGTTCAACAGGAACTATAAATTGGTATGAAGATGCCTCCTTAACATTACCGTTAACAGGAACAGAAAGTTTAGTTGATGGTGAAGATTATTACGCAACACAAACCAATAGTTCGGGTTGCGAATCATCTAACGCAGTTCAAATTGATGTTACTGTTAATGATACGGCAACCCCAACATTGTTAGATGCTTCAGCTGAATATTGTATTAATGATGGGCCTATGATATTAGATTTAACCAACAATATTGCAGAGTATGATTCTAATGCAGGAAATGTAGTTTGGTATGATTCTGAAACAGGAGGATCAATAATATCTAGTAGTACAAATTTAACTAATACAACATATTACGCAGCGTTAATAGATGCATCAACAGGTTGTGAAAGTAGTACGCGTTTAGCTGTTACTCCAAACGTAACCGCCTGTGGGAAAATTAAATTACCAGATGGTTTCTCACCAAACGGAGATGGTGTAAATGACACGTATGAAGTAGATAATTTAGCCTTATTATACCCAAATTTTGAAATAGAAATTTATAATAGAAACGGAAACCTTGTGTATAAAGGCAATGCCAATACACCAAGATTTGATGGTACTTCAAATCAATCCAGAATCATTTCAAAAGGAGACTTACCAGTAGGAGTTTATTTCTACATATTTAGGTTTAATGATGGCGAAAACAAACCAGAACAAGGACGCTTATACTTAAGCAGATAA
- a CDS encoding type IX secretion system membrane protein PorP/SprF has protein sequence MKHLNIYHKIAALLSLTFLSLQSFAQQDPQFTQYMYNMSVINPAYATAEEGILNLGGLYRTQWVGIEGAPKTGTFFAHTPINDKIEMGISFTNDDIGDVVSENNIYADFAYVLPVGVESKISFGLKAGLTMFDTNFDGFVLQSGGTNTDVAFNENINKVFPNLGIGAFFFADNYYLGLSAPNMLSTKHLEEESGVKATGVENVHYFFTGGYVFNINQNVKLKPAFMGKAVKGAPMALDVTANVLINEKLEAGLGYRLGDAMSALVNFRVTPELRIGYAYDYTTTNLGDFNSGSHEIFILFDVDLFGFKGGYDRSPRFF, from the coding sequence ATGAAACATTTAAATATATATCATAAAATAGCTGCTTTGTTAAGTTTGACGTTCTTGTCATTACAAAGTTTTGCTCAACAAGATCCTCAGTTTACACAATACATGTACAACATGAGTGTTATTAATCCGGCTTATGCTACTGCAGAAGAAGGAATATTAAACTTAGGAGGACTTTATAGAACCCAATGGGTAGGTATTGAAGGCGCCCCTAAAACAGGAACCTTTTTTGCACATACACCAATAAATGATAAAATAGAGATGGGAATCTCATTTACAAATGATGATATTGGTGATGTTGTTAGCGAAAATAATATATACGCAGATTTTGCATATGTATTACCCGTTGGTGTTGAAAGTAAAATTTCTTTTGGTTTAAAAGCAGGTTTAACCATGTTTGATACAAATTTTGATGGATTTGTATTGCAATCTGGAGGAACAAATACCGATGTAGCTTTTAACGAAAACATTAACAAAGTATTTCCAAATTTAGGTATAGGGGCCTTCTTTTTTGCAGATAATTATTATTTAGGGTTATCTGCACCTAATATGTTGTCAACAAAACATTTAGAAGAAGAAAGTGGAGTAAAAGCAACAGGTGTAGAAAATGTACACTACTTTTTTACAGGCGGATATGTGTTCAATATTAATCAGAATGTAAAACTAAAACCAGCATTTATGGGTAAAGCAGTAAAAGGTGCTCCAATGGCTTTAGATGTTACAGCAAACGTTTTAATTAATGAAAAACTAGAAGCTGGTTTAGGCTATCGTTTAGGAGATGCCATGAGTGCTTTAGTGAATTTTAGAGTTACTCCAGAACTCAGAATTGGCTATGCCTATGATTATACAACTACTAACTTAGGAGATTTTAACTCTGGATCTCATGAAATATTCATTTTGTTTGATGTTGATTTATTCGGTTTTAAAGGCGGATATGATCGTTCACCAAGATTCTTCTAA
- a CDS encoding quinol:cytochrome C oxidoreductase — protein MYTFSNKLKTFSFILMILGLLGVGYGFMTSHKSFEEVEHLLEAEAHHGGGHAEEATHNTHAENTHGEEAHAADEHAKHIEHVQHQIANRPWAALYVAAFFFMMIALGVLAFYAIQIASQAGWSPVLFRVMEGITAYLLPGALIVLIIAVASGTIGHYNLFIWMDPEVVEHDKLIKGKSGFLNLPWFTIRGLIFIAGWSLYRHFSRKFSIAQDTAEDNSNFKKSFRIAAGFLVFFIYTESMMSWDWIMSVDPHWFSTLFGWYVFASMFVSGITVIALISIYLKSRGYLEFVNENHLHDVAKYMFAFSIFWTYLWFSQFMLIWYSNIPEEVTYFISRFNDYKLPFLGMVALNFVFPILMLMNADYKRIPWFVVMTGLVILFGHYIDIFNMIMPATVGDRWFIGIPEISSILLFAGLFIFVVFTALTKAPLLVKRYPFRKESEEFHY, from the coding sequence ATGTATACATTTTCAAATAAATTAAAGACATTTTCATTCATTCTAATGATTTTAGGATTGTTAGGTGTTGGATATGGTTTTATGACATCTCATAAATCTTTTGAAGAAGTTGAACACTTACTTGAAGCGGAAGCTCATCATGGAGGTGGACATGCAGAAGAAGCAACACACAATACTCATGCTGAAAATACCCATGGTGAAGAAGCACATGCTGCTGATGAACACGCAAAGCATATTGAGCACGTTCAACATCAAATAGCTAACCGTCCTTGGGCAGCTTTATATGTAGCGGCATTCTTTTTTATGATGATTGCTCTTGGAGTTTTAGCTTTTTATGCTATCCAAATTGCTTCGCAAGCAGGATGGTCTCCTGTATTATTTAGAGTTATGGAAGGTATTACAGCATATCTATTACCAGGCGCATTAATAGTTTTAATTATAGCTGTAGCTTCTGGAACTATTGGGCATTACAACTTATTTATTTGGATGGACCCCGAAGTTGTTGAGCATGATAAACTAATAAAAGGAAAATCAGGATTTTTAAACTTACCTTGGTTTACAATTCGTGGCTTAATATTTATTGCGGGGTGGAGTTTATACCGTCATTTTTCACGCAAATTCTCTATTGCACAAGATACAGCAGAAGATAATAGTAATTTCAAAAAATCTTTCCGTATTGCAGCAGGATTTTTAGTGTTCTTTATTTACACAGAATCAATGATGTCTTGGGATTGGATTATGAGTGTAGACCCTCACTGGTTCTCTACTTTATTTGGATGGTATGTATTTGCTAGTATGTTTGTAAGTGGTATTACCGTTATTGCTTTAATTTCAATTTATTTAAAATCTAGAGGCTATTTAGAATTTGTTAATGAAAACCACTTACATGACGTTGCTAAATACATGTTTGCATTTAGTATTTTCTGGACTTATTTATGGTTCTCACAATTTATGCTTATTTGGTATTCAAACATACCAGAAGAGGTAACTTATTTTATTTCAAGATTTAACGATTATAAATTACCATTCTTAGGTATGGTAGCTTTAAACTTTGTTTTCCCAATATTAATGTTAATGAATGCAGATTACAAACGTATTCCGTGGTTTGTAGTGATGACTGGTTTGGTTATTTTATTCGGACATTATATTGACATCTTTAATATGATCATGCCTGCTACTGTTGGTGACAGATGGTTTATTGGGATTCCAGAGATAAGCTCAATTTTATTATTCGCTGGCTTATTTATTTTTGTGGTATTTACAGCGTTAACCAAAGCGCCATTACTAGTAAAACGATACCCTTTTAGAAAAGAAAGCGAAGAATTTCATTATTAA
- a CDS encoding cbb3-type cytochrome c oxidase subunit I translates to MSAHADIHAHDDHGHHHKETFVTKYIFSQDHKMIAKQYLITGTIMGIIGVMMSLMFRMQIAWPEEPNVIFEALLGKWAPDGVMDADIYLALVTIHGTIMVFFVLTAGLSGTFSNLLIPLQIGARDMASGFLNMVSYWLFFLSSVIMVISLFVQAGPAAAGWTIYPPLSALPMAQGGSGTGMTLWLVAMAIFIASSLLGSLNYIVTVLNLRTKGMSMTRLPLTIWAFFITAVIGVISFPVLLSAALLLIMDRSFGTSFFLSDIFIQGEVLHYQGGSPVLFEHLFWFLGHPEVYIVILPAMGIVSEIMAANSRKPIFGYRAMIASILAIAFLSTIVWGHHMFVSGMNPFLGSVFTFTTLLIAIPSAVKAFNWITTLWKGNLQMNPAMLFSIGFVSTFITGGLTGIILGDSALDINVHDTYFVVAHFHLVMGISALYGMFAGIYHWYPKMFGRMLNKNLGYIHFWLTAVCAYGVFFPMHFIGMAGLPRRYYTNSNFPLFDDLANVNVVITIFALIGGVVQLVYLYNFFVSIFYGKKASQNPWRSTTLEWTTPVEHIHGNWPGEIPHVYRWAYDYSKPGHDEDFVPQNIPLKEGEEELQH, encoded by the coding sequence ATGTCAGCACACGCAGATATTCACGCTCACGACGACCACGGACATCATCATAAAGAAACGTTTGTAACTAAATATATATTTAGTCAAGACCATAAAATGATTGCCAAACAGTACCTTATAACTGGTACCATTATGGGAATTATTGGTGTAATGATGTCATTAATGTTCCGTATGCAAATTGCATGGCCAGAAGAACCTAATGTGATATTTGAAGCACTTTTAGGTAAATGGGCACCAGACGGTGTAATGGATGCCGATATTTATTTGGCATTAGTTACTATCCATGGTACCATTATGGTATTCTTTGTATTAACGGCTGGTTTAAGTGGTACCTTTAGTAACTTATTAATACCATTGCAAATTGGGGCACGAGATATGGCTTCTGGATTTTTAAACATGGTATCATACTGGCTGTTCTTTTTATCTAGTGTTATTATGGTAATCTCTTTATTTGTACAGGCGGGTCCTGCTGCAGCTGGATGGACAATATACCCTCCATTAAGTGCTTTACCTATGGCACAAGGAGGTTCTGGTACAGGTATGACTTTATGGTTAGTGGCTATGGCAATTTTTATTGCTTCTTCTTTATTAGGATCGCTTAACTACATTGTTACTGTATTAAATTTAAGAACTAAAGGAATGTCTATGACAAGATTGCCTTTAACAATTTGGGCATTCTTTATTACAGCTGTAATTGGTGTTATTTCATTCCCAGTTTTATTATCTGCAGCTTTATTATTAATAATGGATAGAAGTTTTGGTACATCATTCTTCTTATCAGATATATTTATACAAGGTGAAGTTTTACATTACCAAGGAGGTTCACCAGTGTTATTTGAACATTTATTCTGGTTCTTAGGTCACCCAGAGGTATATATTGTAATATTACCTGCAATGGGAATAGTGTCTGAAATTATGGCGGCAAATTCACGTAAACCAATTTTTGGTTATCGTGCTATGATTGCATCAATATTAGCTATCGCGTTTTTATCCACAATTGTTTGGGGTCACCATATGTTTGTATCAGGAATGAACCCATTCTTAGGATCTGTGTTTACTTTTACAACATTATTAATTGCAATTCCATCTGCCGTTAAAGCTTTCAACTGGATTACCACCCTTTGGAAAGGTAATCTACAAATGAACCCTGCTATGTTGTTTTCAATTGGGTTTGTATCAACATTTATAACAGGTGGTTTAACAGGAATTATACTTGGAGATAGTGCTTTAGATATTAATGTACATGACACCTATTTTGTTGTAGCGCACTTCCACTTAGTTATGGGTATATCTGCATTGTATGGTATGTTTGCTGGTATTTATCACTGGTATCCTAAAATGTTTGGTAGAATGTTAAATAAAAACTTAGGATATATTCATTTTTGGTTAACCGCTGTTTGTGCCTATGGGGTTTTCTTCCCAATGCATTTTATTGGTATGGCAGGTTTACCACGTCGTTATTATACCAATAGTAATTTCCCATTATTTGACGATTTAGCAAATGTAAATGTGGTAATTACAATATTTGCATTAATAGGTGGTGTAGTACAATTAGTATATTTATATAATTTCTTTGTTAGTATTTTCTACGGAAAGAAAGCATCTCAAAATCCGTGGCGTTCTACTACTTTAGAATGGACAACACCTGTTGAACATATTCATGGTAACTGGCCAGGTGAAATACCTCATGTATACCGTTGGGCTTACGATTATAGTAAACCAGGTCATGATGAAGACTTTGTTCCTCAAAACATTCCTCTAAAAGAAGGAGAGGAAGAGCTTCAGCACTAG
- a CDS encoding cytochrome c oxidase subunit II — protein sequence MTALLTIIVLVFILVAIWQMVKIFDLAQARSGNDTPGVATDKDNALNGRLMMGFLAFIYVITIVSCVKWGDLPLLSNAASEHGPTIDNLMIISLVIIFIVQIVTQFLLHYFAFKYKGEKGRQALFFADNNKLEAIWTIIPVIVLAGLIIYGLNTWINIMGVDESDDPLVVELYAQQFNWKARYAGADNTLGKANVRLIDIDRANILGLDESDPNAQDDIITTELHLPVGKPVLFKMRSQDVLHSAYMPHFRAQMNCVPGMITQFGFTPTVTTEEMRQNPDMIEKVQNINNIRVEKSKDLVAEGEDALERYEFDYLLLCNKICGKSHYNMQMKIIVETQEEFDAWIKEQKEFKNSLIN from the coding sequence ATGACTGCTTTATTAACAATTATAGTTTTAGTATTTATTTTAGTTGCCATTTGGCAAATGGTTAAAATATTCGATTTAGCACAAGCTAGAAGCGGAAATGATACACCTGGAGTAGCCACAGATAAAGATAATGCCTTAAATGGGCGTTTAATGATGGGATTTTTAGCATTTATTTATGTTATAACCATTGTTTCTTGTGTTAAATGGGGCGATTTACCATTATTATCAAATGCTGCCTCTGAACATGGACCAACCATAGATAACTTAATGATTATATCATTAGTAATTATCTTTATTGTACAAATTGTAACACAGTTTTTATTACACTATTTTGCATTTAAATACAAAGGAGAAAAAGGTAGACAAGCCTTGTTTTTTGCCGATAATAATAAACTAGAAGCTATCTGGACTATTATCCCAGTAATTGTTTTAGCTGGTTTAATTATTTACGGATTAAACACTTGGATTAACATCATGGGTGTTGATGAAAGCGATGATCCTTTAGTAGTAGAGTTATACGCTCAACAGTTTAACTGGAAAGCACGTTATGCTGGAGCAGATAATACTTTAGGTAAGGCTAATGTTCGTTTAATTGATATAGATCGTGCTAATATTTTAGGTTTAGATGAGTCTGACCCTAATGCACAAGATGATATTATTACAACAGAATTACATTTACCTGTTGGTAAGCCAGTATTATTTAAAATGCGTTCGCAAGATGTATTACACTCTGCTTATATGCCTCATTTTAGAGCTCAAATGAACTGTGTTCCTGGTATGATTACTCAGTTTGGTTTTACACCAACTGTAACTACAGAGGAAATGAGACAGAACCCTGATATGATAGAAAAAGTACAAAATATTAATAATATTAGAGTTGAAAAAAGTAAGGATTTAGTAGCTGAAGGTGAAGATGCTCTTGAACGTTATGAGTTTGATTATTTATTACTTTGTAATAAAATTTGCGGTAAATCTCATTACAATATGCAAATGAAAATTATTGTTGAAACGCAAGAAGAATTTGATGCTTGGATTAAAGAGCAAAAGGAATTTAAAAACTCTCTAATTAACTAA